From Coriobacteriaceae bacterium, a single genomic window includes:
- the rpsL gene encoding 30S ribosomal protein S12, which produces MPTINQLVRQGRRSVPKKSKNAALQHNSQKRGVCTRVFTTSPKKPNSALRKVARVRLVNGIEVTAYIPGEGHNLQEHSIVLVRGGRVRDLPGVRYHVIRGAYDAAPVQNRMQARSKYGAKRPKAK; this is translated from the coding sequence TTGCCTACTATTAACCAGCTGGTTCGCCAGGGCCGTCGTTCCGTGCCCAAGAAGTCCAAGAACGCTGCTCTGCAGCACAACTCCCAGAAGCGCGGCGTGTGCACCCGCGTCTTCACCACGAGCCCCAAGAAGCCGAACTCGGCTCTTCGTAAGGTTGCCCGTGTTCGCCTCGTCAACGGCATCGAAGTTACTGCTTACATCCCGGGTGAGGGCCACAACCTGCAGGAGCACTCCATCGTGCTCGTCCGCGGCGGTCGTGTCCGTGACCTCCCTGGTGTCCGTTATCACGTCATCCGTGGCGCCTACGACGCTGCTCCGGTCCAGAACCGTATGCAGGCCCGTTCCAAGTACGGTGCTAAGCGCCCCAAGGCTAAATAA
- the rpsG gene encoding 30S ribosomal protein S7 translates to MPRRAAANRREVQPDAVYNNRLVTQLINKVLLDGKKATAERIVYTAFEIVAEKSEGGDALATFKKAMDNVKPTLEVKPKRVGGATYQVPMEVNSRRSTALGIRWIVNFSRARKEKTMAERLANEILDASNGLGASVKKREDVFKMAEANRAFSHYRW, encoded by the coding sequence ATGCCGCGTCGTGCAGCAGCTAATCGTCGTGAGGTTCAGCCTGACGCCGTTTACAACAACCGCCTGGTGACTCAGCTCATCAACAAGGTCCTTCTTGACGGCAAGAAGGCCACCGCTGAGCGCATCGTTTACACCGCTTTCGAGATCGTTGCCGAGAAGTCCGAGGGTGGCGACGCTCTCGCTACCTTCAAGAAGGCTATGGACAACGTCAAGCCCACGCTCGAGGTTAAGCCCAAGCGTGTCGGTGGCGCTACCTATCAGGTCCCGATGGAGGTCAACTCCCGTCGTTCCACCGCTCTGGGCATCCGCTGGATCGTCAACTTCTCCCGCGCTCGCAAGGAGAAGACCATGGCCGAGCGTCTCGCCAACGAGATCCTCGACGCTTCCAACGGCCTGGGCGCTTCCGTCAAGAAGCGTGAGGACGTCTTCAAGATGGCCGAGGCCAACCG
- a CDS encoding RNA polymerase sigma factor, protein MEEQAFRQAVEDHRDVVFRIALTYLRDRADADDVAQDVFLKLFKSDVQFESWEHLRRWLIRVTINECKSLFRKPWRRVEDIENLAESLSTAQDETKAVLSDVMRLPERFRIPIVLYYYLGFSTSEIAELLHVPAATVRTRLARGRSKLKFILEEGDREIQPNQAGLRVRPSR, encoded by the coding sequence ATGGAAGAACAAGCATTTAGACAGGCGGTCGAGGACCACCGGGATGTCGTGTTTCGGATCGCATTGACGTACCTGCGCGATCGCGCCGATGCCGACGATGTTGCACAAGACGTCTTTCTTAAGCTGTTCAAAAGCGATGTGCAATTTGAGAGCTGGGAACATCTTCGTCGATGGCTTATCCGGGTCACGATCAATGAATGCAAATCGCTCTTTCGAAAGCCATGGAGGCGTGTGGAGGATATTGAGAACCTGGCCGAGTCGCTTTCGACAGCGCAGGATGAGACCAAGGCCGTCCTGTCAGATGTCATGCGGCTTCCGGAACGATTCCGTATCCCCATCGTGCTCTATTACTATCTGGGCTTCTCGACTTCAGAGATTGCCGAGTTGCTGCACGTACCAGCCGCGACAGTTCGAACGCGTTTAGCTCGCGGCAGATCGAAACTCAAGTTCATCCTAGAGGAGGGCGACCGTGAAATCCAACCAAATCAAGCAGGCCTTCGAGTCCGTCCAAGCCGATAG
- a CDS encoding DUF4179 domain-containing protein, which produces MKSNQIKQAFESVQADSDLADRVLYAAAGEPLRRKGHAKPLYVAVIGCLAGVLATGGVAYAVVNSGYFASAWGNHGNGDSITWTNGGSSGTKYTYTREFGDGIAPQSLEGAVQKVNLSVEGNGYTLDIHEMAIDQNGCGAVTFTLSNPNGVNYYKPAAEIGELVLYGEEEQGIGTPDMKFGEEWPDTRSTIDKDTSSDTVINGTMYFAAMDRERDLQHAVTWNIHWTEGEGESARRFEASTPEFNIGAYVDTKELRSGDSPLEISPFSIQTHIDDLGYEAVDNKLTVSYKDGSEQIIEDDDAGVFNLYFSYGRNSGENIWVPTKLIDVDQVVSVTLEIVRYTSTGETETKEPFTIVYS; this is translated from the coding sequence GTGAAATCCAACCAAATCAAGCAGGCCTTCGAGTCCGTCCAAGCCGATAGCGATCTTGCTGACCGTGTTCTTTATGCCGCTGCTGGTGAGCCGCTTCGCCGAAAGGGTCACGCGAAGCCTCTGTATGTTGCCGTGATCGGATGCCTTGCCGGAGTGCTGGCGACCGGAGGGGTCGCCTACGCCGTTGTCAATTCCGGCTATTTTGCCTCAGCCTGGGGAAACCACGGCAATGGGGATTCCATTACCTGGACCAACGGTGGCTCATCGGGGACTAAATACACCTACACCAGAGAGTTTGGTGATGGCATCGCGCCCCAAAGCCTGGAGGGTGCAGTCCAGAAGGTTAATCTGTCCGTCGAGGGTAACGGTTATACGCTCGATATCCATGAGATGGCAATCGACCAAAACGGCTGCGGAGCCGTGACGTTTACGTTGTCCAATCCAAATGGAGTTAACTACTACAAGCCAGCAGCAGAGATTGGCGAACTTGTTCTCTATGGTGAAGAAGAGCAGGGCATCGGCACGCCCGATATGAAGTTCGGCGAGGAATGGCCTGACACACGCAGCACAATTGATAAGGACACATCAAGCGATACTGTCATTAATGGCACGATGTACTTTGCCGCTATGGATCGCGAGCGAGATTTGCAACATGCTGTCACCTGGAATATCCATTGGACCGAGGGTGAAGGTGAGAGTGCGAGGCGGTTTGAGGCGTCGACACCCGAGTTCAATATTGGAGCGTACGTCGATACAAAGGAACTCCGCTCCGGTGACTCGCCTCTTGAGATTAGCCCGTTTTCCATCCAGACGCACATCGATGATTTGGGCTATGAAGCAGTTGATAATAAGCTGACCGTCAGCTACAAGGATGGATCGGAGCAGATTATCGAAGATGACGACGCAGGGGTGTTCAACTTATATTTTTCTTATGGGCGCAATAGCGGAGAGAACATCTGGGTGCCAACGAAGTTGATTGATGTCGATCAAGTTGTCTCGGTAACCCTTGAAATTGTGAGGTATACATCAACAGGGGAGACCGAAACGAAAGAGCCCTTTACCATCGTCTATTCGTAA
- a CDS encoding DNA-directed RNA polymerase subunit beta' produces the protein MADFEATDFDSVKISLASADQIRSWSHGEVKKPETINYRTLKPEKDGLFCEKIFGPAKDWECSCGKYKGIRFKGIVCERCGVEVTSAKVRRDRMGHIELAAPVSHIWYFKSPTSFPMSRMLDIKSKDLEKVLYFASYIITEVDYEAREADADDLREELAADLEEIDAECARQIESLKEQGDPENFDEFSDEEPLTPEEIASGIVDIEEECKDEKQLRTDAFNAFMKLTERDLISDEPLFREMTRYYSMYFKGGMGAEAVRDLLAAIDLPSEAEKLKAIIADEDSQKQKREKAVKRLEVVDAFLKGGNSPANMILDVIPVIPPDLRPMVQLDGGRFAASDLNDLYRRVINRNNRLKRLLDLDAPAIIVNNEKRMLQESVDALFDNGRRGRPVSGRGGRPLKSLAEALKGKQGRFRQNLLGKRVDYSGRSVIVTDPKLLLHQCGLPKTMALELFKPFVMKRLVELGKVENIKGAKRAIDRGATFVWDILEEVIDGRVVLLNRAPTLHRLSIQAFEPVLVEGKAIHLHPLVCSPFNADFDGDQMSVHVPLSSQAQAEARVLMLSANNLRSPASGKPVNIPSQDMIIGVYYLTQVRDGLPGENHVFSSFDDALHAYDCRSEVDMQAKIQVRVSAENANVINEDGTRIFRVKNGKNEFVDYDVTGNKTARFETSIGRIIFNRQCLPEDYEFMNYKMVKGDVAKLVADCCDRYPEAKVGPILDAIKYSGFHYATRAGLTISVWDALIPAEKQELLDRAQANVDQINEYFEEGFINETERHIEVVNEWTACTDKVAALMLDMFDEENPLYMMADSGARGSKTQLRQLGGMRGLMADMSGETIDLPIKANFREGLLPLEYFISTYGARKGLVDTASHTSDSGYLTRRLVDVAQDVIVREEDCGTHEGVTYNLIIPGTTDLNTDLVGRCFIEDVVAPDGTVLFEQDGYIEKVADIQKMVDAGLKKVKLRALLTCRSKYGVCQKCYGWDLSTRRPVAIGTAVGIIAAQSIGEPGTQLTMRTIHSGGVAGVDDITQGLPTVSRMFDIVGNVNEKILGREAELAPYSGHLSIKPEKSEYVLTLTDSEDHTRVLDERRVPASVRFMPEIEDGCEVRAGDQITKGFVNFRNLRKLTDIESTMHTFVESVKDVYTSQGVDLNDKHIEVLARQMLRRVQITNPGDSKYLLGQYVDRYEFADEVERVARLGGQAPVAEPVILGTLKVASNIDSWLSSASFIRTAGVLTEAAIEGKVDHLLDLKSNVIVGKKIPAGTGLKPYANAKLTYRTADGYVDIDGPASPNAKSLPEWAPVELKDLDEQLPQQLDWAGYDEFGGADGSFTRNGHTISAEKARLYLFDDLGVSQRWTNKFSEVGIETVGDLVGKSEEDLLRIDGIGAKAIEELRDGLEAHDLLYILENNDDVADEEDLSQLLQMVFSPDGPDDILLGTSAAPTHHADADEELLGAPIDDKKAPANGAINEDMASLDELLNQLVDTDDAEEAKDNDEE, from the coding sequence GTGGCAGATTTCGAAGCTACTGATTTTGACTCGGTAAAGATCTCCCTTGCCTCCGCCGACCAGATCCGTTCCTGGTCGCACGGTGAGGTCAAGAAGCCGGAGACCATCAATTACCGTACCCTCAAGCCCGAGAAGGACGGCCTGTTCTGCGAGAAGATCTTCGGTCCCGCCAAGGACTGGGAGTGCTCCTGCGGCAAGTACAAGGGCATCCGCTTTAAGGGCATCGTCTGCGAGCGCTGCGGCGTCGAGGTCACCTCGGCCAAGGTGCGTCGCGACCGCATGGGCCACATCGAGCTCGCCGCTCCCGTGTCCCACATCTGGTACTTCAAGAGCCCCACGAGCTTCCCGATGAGCCGTATGCTCGACATCAAGTCCAAGGACCTCGAGAAGGTTCTGTACTTTGCCAGCTACATCATCACCGAGGTTGACTACGAGGCTCGCGAGGCCGACGCCGACGACCTGCGCGAGGAGCTCGCCGCCGATCTGGAAGAGATCGATGCCGAGTGCGCCCGCCAGATCGAGTCCCTCAAGGAGCAGGGCGACCCCGAGAACTTTGACGAGTTCTCCGACGAGGAGCCGCTGACCCCCGAGGAGATCGCCTCCGGCATCGTCGACATCGAGGAAGAGTGCAAGGACGAGAAGCAGCTCCGCACGGACGCCTTCAACGCCTTCATGAAGCTCACCGAGCGCGACCTCATCTCCGATGAGCCGCTGTTCCGCGAGATGACCCGCTACTACTCCATGTACTTCAAGGGTGGCATGGGTGCCGAGGCCGTCCGCGACCTGCTCGCTGCCATCGACCTGCCTTCCGAGGCCGAGAAGCTCAAGGCCATCATCGCCGACGAGGACTCCCAGAAGCAGAAGCGCGAGAAGGCCGTCAAGCGCCTTGAGGTCGTTGACGCCTTCCTGAAGGGCGGCAACAGCCCCGCGAACATGATCCTGGACGTCATCCCGGTCATTCCGCCCGATCTGCGCCCGATGGTCCAGCTCGACGGCGGCCGCTTCGCCGCGTCCGACCTCAACGACCTGTACCGTCGCGTGATCAACCGTAACAACCGACTCAAGCGCCTGCTCGACCTGGACGCCCCTGCGATCATCGTGAACAACGAGAAGCGCATGCTCCAGGAGTCCGTGGACGCCCTGTTCGACAACGGCCGTCGTGGTCGCCCGGTCTCTGGCCGTGGCGGTCGCCCGCTCAAGTCGCTCGCCGAGGCCCTCAAGGGCAAGCAGGGTCGTTTCCGTCAGAACCTGCTGGGCAAGCGTGTCGACTACTCGGGCCGTTCGGTAATCGTTACCGACCCCAAGCTGCTGCTGCACCAGTGCGGTCTGCCCAAGACCATGGCGCTGGAGCTCTTCAAGCCCTTCGTCATGAAGCGCCTGGTCGAGCTCGGCAAGGTCGAGAACATCAAGGGCGCCAAGCGCGCTATCGACCGCGGTGCCACCTTTGTGTGGGACATCCTCGAAGAGGTCATCGACGGCCGCGTCGTGCTGCTCAACCGTGCACCGACCCTGCACCGTCTGTCCATCCAGGCCTTTGAGCCCGTGCTGGTCGAGGGCAAGGCCATCCACCTGCACCCGCTGGTCTGCTCGCCCTTCAACGCCGACTTCGACGGCGACCAGATGTCTGTCCACGTGCCGCTGTCCAGCCAGGCTCAGGCCGAGGCCCGCGTGCTCATGCTCTCTGCGAACAACCTGCGCTCGCCGGCATCCGGCAAGCCGGTCAACATCCCTTCGCAGGACATGATCATCGGTGTGTACTACCTGACCCAGGTCCGCGACGGTCTGCCGGGCGAGAACCACGTGTTCTCGAGCTTCGACGACGCGCTGCACGCCTATGACTGCCGCTCCGAGGTCGACATGCAGGCCAAGATCCAGGTCCGCGTGTCCGCCGAGAACGCCAACGTCATCAACGAGGACGGCACCCGTATCTTCCGCGTCAAGAACGGCAAGAACGAGTTTGTCGACTACGACGTCACCGGCAACAAGACCGCGCGCTTCGAGACCTCTATCGGCCGCATCATCTTCAACCGCCAGTGCCTGCCCGAAGACTACGAGTTCATGAACTACAAGATGGTCAAGGGCGACGTTGCCAAGCTGGTTGCAGACTGCTGCGATCGTTACCCCGAGGCCAAGGTCGGCCCGATCCTCGACGCCATCAAGTACTCCGGCTTCCACTACGCTACCCGCGCCGGCCTCACCATCTCGGTGTGGGACGCTCTCATCCCTGCCGAGAAGCAGGAGCTGCTCGACCGCGCCCAGGCCAACGTCGACCAGATCAACGAGTACTTCGAGGAGGGCTTCATTAACGAGACGGAGCGCCACATCGAAGTCGTTAACGAGTGGACCGCTTGTACCGATAAGGTTGCAGCGCTCATGCTCGACATGTTCGACGAGGAGAACCCGCTCTACATGATGGCCGACTCCGGCGCCCGTGGTTCTAAGACCCAGCTGCGTCAGCTCGGCGGCATGCGTGGCCTGATGGCAGACATGTCCGGCGAGACGATCGACCTTCCCATTAAGGCGAACTTCCGCGAGGGCCTGCTGCCGCTCGAGTACTTCATTTCGACTTACGGCGCCCGTAAGGGCCTGGTCGATACCGCATCCCACACCTCGGACTCTGGTTACCTGACCCGTCGTCTGGTCGACGTGGCCCAGGACGTCATCGTCCGCGAGGAGGACTGCGGTACGCACGAGGGCGTTACCTACAACCTCATCATCCCCGGCACCACCGACCTCAACACCGACCTCGTCGGCCGTTGCTTCATCGAGGACGTCGTGGCTCCCGATGGCACCGTGCTCTTTGAGCAGGACGGCTACATCGAGAAGGTCGCCGACATCCAGAAGATGGTCGATGCTGGCCTTAAGAAGGTCAAGCTCCGCGCGCTGCTCACCTGCCGCTCCAAGTACGGCGTGTGCCAGAAGTGCTACGGCTGGGATCTTTCCACCCGTCGTCCGGTCGCCATCGGTACCGCGGTCGGTATTATTGCCGCCCAGTCCATCGGCGAGCCCGGTACGCAGCTTACGATGCGTACCATTCACTCCGGCGGCGTCGCTGGCGTCGACGATATTACGCAGGGTCTGCCTACGGTCAGCCGTATGTTCGATATCGTCGGCAACGTCAACGAGAAGATCCTGGGTCGCGAGGCCGAGCTGGCTCCGTACTCCGGCCACCTCTCGATTAAGCCCGAGAAGTCCGAGTACGTGCTGACGCTCACCGACTCCGAGGATCACACCCGTGTCCTCGACGAGCGTCGCGTCCCCGCTTCGGTGCGCTTTATGCCCGAGATCGAGGACGGCTGCGAGGTCCGCGCCGGCGACCAGATCACCAAGGGCTTCGTCAACTTCCGCAACCTGCGCAAGCTGACCGATATCGAGTCGACGATGCACACCTTCGTCGAGAGCGTCAAGGACGTCTACACCAGCCAGGGCGTCGACCTGAACGACAAGCACATCGAGGTGCTCGCACGTCAGATGCTGCGTCGCGTTCAGATCACCAACCCCGGCGACTCCAAGTACCTGCTTGGTCAGTACGTCGACCGCTACGAGTTCGCCGACGAGGTCGAGCGCGTTGCCCGTCTGGGCGGCCAGGCTCCTGTGGCCGAGCCCGTCATCCTGGGTACGCTCAAGGTCGCGTCCAACATCGACTCCTGGCTGTCGAGCGCTTCGTTCATCCGTACCGCCGGCGTCCTTACCGAGGCTGCCATCGAGGGCAAGGTCGACCACCTGCTCGACCTTAAGTCCAACGTCATCGTCGGTAAGAAGATCCCGGCTGGTACCGGCCTCAAGCCGTACGCCAACGCCAAGCTGACGTATCGCACGGCCGACGGCTACGTGGACATCGACGGCCCGGCTTCGCCCAACGCCAAGTCGCTGCCCGAGTGGGCTCCGGTTGAGCTCAAGGACCTGGACGAGCAGCTCCCGCAGCAGCTCGACTGGGCCGGCTACGACGAGTTTGGTGGTGCTGATGGTTCGTTCACCCGCAACGGCCACACCATCTCCGCCGAGAAGGCTCGCCTGTACCTGTTCGACGACCTGGGCGTGTCGCAGCGCTGGACCAACAAGTTCAGCGAGGTCGGCATCGAGACGGTCGGCGACCTGGTTGGTAAGTCCGAGGAGGATCTGCTGCGCATCGACGGCATCGGTGCCAAGGCGATCGAGGAGCTCCGTGACGGCCTTGAGGCCCACGACCTGCTCTACATCCTCGAGAACAACGACGACGTTGCCGACGAGGAAGACCTCTCGCAGCTGCTGCAGATGGTCTTTAGCCCCGACGGTCCGGACGACATCCTGCTGGGCACCTCCGCTGCGCCGACGCATCACGCCGACGCCGACGAGGAGCTCCTGGGCGCCCCGATCGACGACAAGAAGGCTCCCGCCAACGGTGCCATCAACGAGGACATGGCTTCCCTCGACGAGCTGCTCAACCAGCTCGTGGACACCGACGACGCCGAAGAGGCCAAGGACAACGACGAGGAGTAA